The Candidatus Sysuiplasma acidicola genome contains the following window.
GGAGAGAATGCGCTTCATACTCCCGCTCAAGAGGGACAGCGCATTCATCGATTACTCACCTGCAAGGGGTGACATACGCACAGGATTCGACGGCTGTTTCATGTTCGATGACAGGGTAATATGGCACAGGATGAAGAAGACGGGAAAGAGGAGGGTCATCCTCTTCCTTGACGAGGACCTCAGGACAGAGGAGGGTAGGGACATGATTGCACGCATCAAGGATGGTAAGGGGAAGATGTCATCGTACCATGAACAGATGCAGAAGATGGGCACCATTGCAGTCATAACGAACACGACTGCAAGGGCTCACAAGGTTTACGAGCTTCTGAAGAGGAGGATCGAGATTGAACAGACATTCGACACGTTCAAGAACACGCTGCATGCCGACCGCTCCTACATGAGGAGCGATGTCAGCATGCAGGGTTGGATGTTCATAAACTTCGTCGCACTCCTGCTCTATTACAGGGTTTACGACCTGCTGTTCAGGAAGAAGATGCTCAAGAAATATTCGCCAAAGGATGTACTGCTCCACCTGTCGCTCATATCTAAGATGAAGATAGGTGACAGGTGGGTGCTGTCGGAGATACCGAAGCAGTCCAGGATATTGATGGAAAAGCTTGGAATCGAGACACCAATTCCCTAAAACAGCGGGAGTCTGGGATTAATAGCGCCGAATACAGAGCATGC
Protein-coding sequences here:
- a CDS encoding transposase, producing ERMRFILPLKRDSAFIDYSPARGDIRTGFDGCFMFDDRVIWHRMKKTGKRRVILFLDEDLRTEEGRDMIARIKDGKGKMSSYHEQMQKMGTIAVITNTTARAHKVYELLKRRIEIEQTFDTFKNTLHADRSYMRSDVSMQGWMFINFVALLLYYRVYDLLFRKKMLKKYSPKDVLLHLSLISKMKIGDRWVLSEIPKQSRILMEKLGIETPIP